From Salinicoccus roseus, one genomic window encodes:
- a CDS encoding protein adenylyltransferase SelO, translated as MTESGWHLEHSYASLPEIFYKETQPERAEFPELVLFNWNLAETLGLDSRSLQLTSSEVFSGNTIPEGGLPIAQAYAGHQFGSFTMLGDGRAILLGEQVTPDGKRFDIQLKGAGRTAFSRMGDGRAPLGPMLREYIISEAMHALGIPSTRALALVTTGEAVSRSKMLPGAVLTRVAESHLRVGTFEYAARTEDEGNVKVLADYAIRRHYPEIADQADEDKYKKFLDAVIDRQASLISKWQLAGFVHGVMNTDNMTISGETIDYGPCAFIDTYDPEASFSSIDINKRYRYRNQPGIAQWNLARFAETLLPLLDPDKEKAVEIAQQSLSAFGQLYNEYWQAGMRDKLGLISGEKADDDLAMELLDLMAHHKADYTQTFRMLALDAPEDVEFSGSERFKDWHSRWTARLEVQDATLEAAHILMRSVNPAVIPRNHLVEEALDLAVEQGDYSKASKLIEVLSNPFDDGHDKEYKMPPDDDDKVHMTFCGT; from the coding sequence ATGACAGAAAGTGGATGGCACTTGGAACACAGTTATGCCAGTCTGCCTGAGATATTCTATAAAGAAACACAGCCGGAGCGTGCCGAGTTTCCCGAGCTTGTACTGTTCAACTGGAACCTGGCTGAAACGCTCGGTCTTGATTCAAGAAGTCTGCAGCTGACTTCAAGTGAGGTCTTTTCCGGCAATACGATTCCGGAAGGCGGTCTGCCGATTGCACAGGCCTACGCCGGTCACCAGTTCGGCAGCTTCACGATGCTTGGCGACGGCCGGGCGATCCTCCTCGGGGAACAGGTGACGCCGGACGGGAAACGGTTCGACATCCAGTTGAAGGGGGCTGGACGCACGGCATTCTCCAGGATGGGTGACGGCCGGGCACCGCTTGGACCGATGCTCAGGGAATATATCATCAGCGAGGCGATGCACGCACTCGGCATCCCCTCGACCCGTGCCCTCGCCCTGGTGACGACAGGGGAGGCGGTAAGCCGTTCGAAGATGCTGCCTGGTGCGGTGCTGACCCGTGTGGCGGAGAGCCACCTGAGGGTGGGTACGTTCGAATATGCGGCACGTACGGAAGATGAAGGAAATGTCAAAGTGCTTGCCGACTATGCCATCAGACGGCATTACCCGGAGATTGCTGATCAAGCGGATGAGGATAAATATAAAAAATTCCTGGATGCTGTCATCGACCGCCAGGCATCGCTCATCAGCAAATGGCAGCTGGCGGGATTCGTGCATGGTGTGATGAATACGGACAATATGACGATCAGCGGCGAGACGATCGACTATGGGCCGTGTGCCTTCATCGACACCTACGACCCGGAGGCATCCTTCAGTTCGATCGACATCAATAAGCGCTATCGTTACCGCAACCAGCCGGGCATCGCCCAGTGGAACCTTGCCCGGTTTGCAGAAACATTGCTGCCGCTCCTCGACCCGGATAAGGAAAAAGCGGTGGAGATCGCCCAGCAATCACTGAGTGCATTCGGCCAGCTCTATAATGAATACTGGCAGGCCGGGATGCGTGATAAGCTTGGGCTGATCAGCGGAGAAAAGGCGGATGACGACCTTGCGATGGAGCTGCTCGACCTCATGGCACATCATAAGGCGGACTATACACAGACATTCAGAATGCTGGCGCTCGATGCCCCGGAGGATGTAGAGTTCAGTGGCAGTGAGCGCTTCAAGGACTGGCACAGCAGATGGACGGCCCGTCTTGAGGTGCAGGACGCGACACTCGAGGCCGCCCACATACTCATGCGGAGTGTGAATCCGGCGGTCATCCCCCGTAACCACCTGGTGGAGGAGGCACTCGACCTCGCCGTGGAACAGGGCGACTACAGCAAGGCGTCCAAGCTCATCGAAGTGCTGTCGAATCCGTTCGATGATGGGCATGATAAAGAATACAAGATGCCGCCGGATGATGACGACAAGGTCCATATGACATTTTGCGGCACATGA
- a CDS encoding M20 metallopeptidase family protein has protein sequence MQEKLFERLEALYPDMVEFRRDLHMYPELSFHEVDTPKKVATFLKALGLEVQTEVGERGVVATLHGGKPGKTVALRADFDALPIHEENEVPYRSKVDGVMHACGHDVHTSGLLHVAKVLSEFSEELTGNVVFIHQFAEELVPGGAKFMVEDGCMEGVDAVFGAHVNSKEPLGRVGHCAGPSMANGDNFEITIHGAGGHAGMPHLTVDPVAIGGQLMASLQQIVSRQTDPLEAAVVTVATFQAGDSFNVIPDTAFLKGTARTFKPEVRENVEASIRSVARSTCEGLGASATVNYIKGYPAVVNDEAETARIARVANSLFGDELVYEMTPMMGMEDFSYYLHKAPGAFVWVGGAMPDPSDIYPHHHPKFNVNEESMLYIGKLFIGTVLDYLGEEAS, from the coding sequence TTGCAGGAGAAACTTTTTGAACGGCTCGAAGCACTCTACCCGGACATGGTCGAATTCCGGCGGGATCTGCATATGTATCCGGAGCTTTCCTTCCACGAAGTCGATACACCGAAGAAGGTCGCCACCTTCCTGAAGGCGCTCGGACTTGAAGTGCAGACGGAAGTCGGGGAACGCGGCGTGGTCGCCACCCTCCACGGCGGTAAACCAGGGAAGACCGTCGCGCTCCGTGCCGACTTCGATGCGCTCCCGATCCATGAGGAAAATGAAGTGCCCTACCGTTCGAAGGTGGACGGAGTCATGCATGCATGCGGCCACGATGTCCACACATCCGGCCTGCTCCATGTCGCGAAAGTATTGAGCGAGTTCAGTGAGGAACTGACGGGGAACGTCGTCTTCATCCACCAGTTCGCTGAGGAGCTTGTGCCAGGGGGTGCCAAATTCATGGTGGAGGACGGCTGCATGGAAGGCGTCGATGCGGTATTCGGGGCCCATGTGAATTCCAAGGAGCCGCTTGGTCGGGTCGGCCACTGCGCCGGCCCGTCAATGGCGAATGGGGACAATTTCGAAATCACCATACACGGGGCCGGCGGACACGCCGGCATGCCGCACCTGACCGTCGATCCCGTGGCCATCGGGGGCCAGCTGATGGCATCACTCCAGCAGATCGTCAGCCGCCAGACGGATCCCCTCGAAGCGGCTGTCGTGACCGTCGCCACCTTCCAGGCCGGCGACAGCTTCAATGTCATTCCCGATACAGCCTTCCTCAAAGGGACCGCCCGGACTTTCAAGCCGGAGGTGCGTGAAAACGTCGAGGCATCCATCCGCTCGGTGGCCAGATCGACATGTGAAGGCCTCGGGGCTTCGGCCACCGTGAACTACATCAAAGGCTATCCGGCGGTCGTCAATGACGAAGCCGAGACGGCACGCATCGCCCGCGTCGCCAATTCCCTGTTCGGGGACGAGCTGGTGTACGAAATGACGCCGATGATGGGCATGGAGGACTTTTCCTACTATCTCCATAAAGCCCCGGGGGCGTTCGTCTGGGTCGGCGGTGCCATGCCGGATCCGTCCGACATATACCCGCACCACCATCCGAAGTTCAACGTCAACGAGGAGTCGATGCTGTACATCGGCAAGCTCTTCATCGGCACCGTCCTCGACTATCTCGGGGAAGAGGCGTCATAG
- a CDS encoding DUF5058 family protein, with product MGDILQIANSTAFWIFAFIIVAIVAFQAIIFLWIAARSAPEADLTKKEVKTAIRAGFISSIGPSFGIAIVLISLIALIGSPITLMRIGIIGSAATESSAASIGASAFGVELGAENFPIEALAAVMWTMFLGGTGWLVFTMVFTKSMGKTQEKIQKRNPKIMASVALAAMLGAFAYLASQQMVNGPNHTVAGVVALTAMVAMMKYADHRDISWLKEWALGFALLIGMTTGYLTTFIM from the coding sequence ATGGGAGATATTCTACAGATCGCAAATAGTACCGCATTCTGGATTTTCGCATTCATCATCGTCGCCATCGTGGCTTTTCAGGCCATCATATTCCTGTGGATCGCAGCACGTTCCGCACCTGAAGCGGACTTGACGAAAAAGGAGGTCAAGACGGCCATCCGCGCAGGATTCATCAGCTCCATCGGCCCGTCGTTCGGCATCGCCATCGTGCTCATATCATTGATTGCCCTGATCGGCTCGCCGATCACACTCATGCGGATCGGCATCATCGGATCGGCCGCGACGGAATCCAGCGCAGCATCAATCGGGGCATCGGCATTCGGCGTTGAGCTCGGGGCCGAGAACTTCCCAATCGAGGCGCTCGCCGCCGTCATGTGGACGATGTTCCTCGGCGGTACAGGATGGCTCGTCTTTACGATGGTGTTCACGAAATCGATGGGTAAGACACAGGAGAAGATCCAAAAGCGCAATCCGAAGATCATGGCCAGCGTTGCACTTGCAGCAATGCTCGGGGCATTCGCCTACCTGGCCAGCCAACAGATGGTCAACGGACCGAACCACACGGTGGCAGGCGTCGTGGCGCTTACCGCCATGGTCGCCATGATGAAATATGCCGATCACCGCGACATCAGCTGGCTTAAGGAATGGGCCCTCGGCTTCGCCCTGCTCATCGGCATGACCACCGGCTATCTGACCACGTTCATCATGTAG
- a CDS encoding small-conductance mechanosensitive channel, which translates to MNNAADQTANVAADPRISGTEASSMEMFYRRSHFWGRLTLLVIIIMSLIPPLYISFVLDAHPGWGVIATGLVGYASFIGIMWVLEPITYYPTLGVAGTYLAFLTGNIANMCLPCSSAAQKSVDAAPGSQKAEVAGVFGIAVASLTNIILLVIMIIGGTYLISMFPPFVEGMFGFVLPSIFGAVLGQFAYRTPKYGVIALIIGMAVLFSPIFSLIKIALCVALTIAVVLFMEKKKGNLE; encoded by the coding sequence ATGAACAATGCAGCAGATCAGACAGCAAATGTTGCCGCTGATCCACGGATCAGCGGAACTGAAGCTTCATCCATGGAGATGTTCTACAGACGCTCCCACTTCTGGGGCCGGCTGACGCTTCTCGTCATCATCATCATGTCACTCATTCCGCCACTTTATATTTCATTCGTTCTGGATGCCCATCCGGGCTGGGGCGTCATCGCAACCGGCCTCGTCGGCTATGCATCATTCATCGGCATCATGTGGGTGCTCGAACCAATCACCTACTACCCGACACTCGGCGTTGCCGGCACATACCTTGCCTTCCTGACAGGCAATATCGCCAACATGTGCCTGCCCTGCTCGTCTGCAGCGCAGAAGTCGGTCGACGCAGCGCCCGGTTCCCAGAAGGCGGAAGTCGCCGGTGTATTCGGCATCGCAGTCGCGTCACTCACCAACATCATCCTGCTCGTCATCATGATCATCGGTGGTACATACCTGATTTCCATGTTCCCGCCATTCGTGGAAGGCATGTTCGGCTTCGTCCTGCCGTCCATCTTCGGGGCCGTGCTTGGACAGTTCGCATATCGCACACCGAAATACGGCGTCATCGCACTCATCATCGGTATGGCGGTGCTCTTTTCACCCATCTTCAGCCTGATCAAGATTGCACTCTGTGTGGCACTCACCATCGCAGTCGTGCTCTTCATGGAGAAGAAGAAAGGAAATCTAGAATAG